The genomic DNA actcacacagtccTTATGAAAAGCATGATGGGCTAGGACTCACATCTCCAACAAAAGACACGTCCCTTTAGTCAGGGGTGTTAGCATGTGTTTACCTTCTCATAGTGGAGCAACCATGGACAAGATCAACAAATCCTCAGCCTTTTTCACCAGTAATCCTCTGATCTGGGCCTCATGAGAAAGGGAAACCTCAGCAGTTACAAGAGTTAGTCTCCAGCTTTCAAACACAAACGATCTTGTGTTGGGAATTCTACCTCATTAGGCAATAGTTTGTGTAATacacaaaactgaaatgttgaGGATGAAAATGCTCATTATTTCAAACTATATTGACCAAGTGATTTGATTACTGTTAGTTTGTTTACTTTAACCTCATTTCTTAATTCAACCTGTTGTTGTTAGGCGAGAACTAAGGCACACTTACAGGTACATTTCCATATGTTCAAGAAGCATGGATAACAAAATCGAAAACCAGTGAATAAAACTGCGTGTTTTGCATTCCCACAGTACATCACATTTCCAGGATTCAGATGTGGCAGATTCAAGCAAACCGTGCTCAGACTTGAATAATTACGCACTTTGACAACAAAGTTAGACTGAAGATACTACCACAGCCTGGCAAAGGGACCACAGCCCTACTGACCGGCAACAcgcccctttcacacagcacTTTACCCACTAACACAAGCGCCATGCAAGCAGCTTCATTAGTATCGCAGAAAGTTGCTCAGAACCTTCATCCCCATGGACATGCTTCTCTTCTCTTCAGCACTAGGAACCAAGCTGGTGTTCTACAAATGTAGGGCAACGCAACACAATATGAGGTAAAGAGGTCTCTTAGTTCTATAAATGCCACCAAAACCTCGGACCACCTACGTCAGACTCACTAGAGACTATATGGCTCAGTATTTCTATGAGGTTAACAGCAAATCTACGTTTTGATGTGACCCTCTCAGCATTTGAAGCCAACAACTCAAGTTTCGTTTTTTTGCACAGACAAAACTGAAAGTGTCCCGCCTGCCCAACAGACAGAGATTTATGCTCTCGTCCCAAAGCTGACTACGTCCTCTGAGCCGGAGAGGTTCAGACCTTGCTGTAGTAGGCCGCCCACTCTCTCTTCGGCGGGACGGGCGAGTGGCAGCCGTTCGGCAGCCCGTTGGGTGCCGTCTCGCCGGCGCCCCCGTGTGGCAGCGTCTCGTTCCGCAGGCTGAGGGACGGCTTGCAGGTGTGCCAGTTCCACAGGACTTTGTTCATGTCCTCCTGCGCCCGGATGCCCAGCAGCTTCTCTTCCTCGCCcttctcgtcctcctcctccttgccGCCGTCCTCCTTCTTCTTGCCGGACCGGTGGCTGTGGAAGCTGCGGATCTCCCCGCTCACGCTCTCGAAGTACTGCTGGATGCAGATCTTGGCGAAGCTCTTGGCGTGCTCCGTGCAGGTCTCGTCGAACATCTTGCGCTCGATGTCGATGTAGTGCGACCAGTACTTGGTCTTCAGGAAAGCCGCTTGAGAGAAGCAGGGTCGGACGGCCCTCACCATGAAGGCCAGCGAGGTCATCAGCAGCAGAAAGAGCCAGCCGAAAGCCTGCAAGAGTCCATTCCATTACATCCACAGGCTGCAGCTGGCATGGCTGTCTATCCTGCTCATTTCTGACCTGGGACAGAACACTAGTGCACAGCTCCAGACCAGCAGGGCTGGTCCGCATCCTCgtttttattccaaccaattaaACCTGCCTTAGTTTCAGTTTCCTGAAACTCATAAACTATGCTGGTCCACTCCGGTACATGAGCACAGTAACATCTCTAGGATACACTGGCAgtctgcagttgtagttggtaCTTATGCAGATGGTAAATAAAATGgtacccattttatttgctgactGATACTTTACAACAGGcaggccagtggaggatgggctccccctgtATAGTCAGGTTCCTctcaagatttcttcccattggggagttttttctcaccgccgtttgagggttttctccccactgggagttttttacCTTATGCACTTAtgtgctatttgggggttcaggcctggtgtttgctctgtttgctcttttttctctggttcttgccttgctactctgtaaagtgtcattgtgacagttctctgtaaaaaacagtgttatacaaataaaattgaattgaacagaaTTGTCAGCTCAAGATATGACTGCGCAAATTAAATAACTGAGAGCAGAAGTTGGTACAAAACCCTGAACTGGACTGCCCCTGGCTTTGCACCCCTGCAGCAGTTTAAAATATCCTGTCCTGTACATGAGAGAAGCTGTACTAAAGCAAccattaaaaagtcattttataTGTTAAGTTTACTGGAAAACTCAACAAGATGAagttggaggtgtgtgtggctATTACAGTATAATTTCTCAGATTGGAGACAAAGAGCTCTGAGATTTCAGTTGCTGAACAGTTGCTGTAAATCAAAGCAATGAGGGGTCGGAACAGATCAAAAGGAAACAGGCCTAACTAACTTGTACTTATTCTTATCCTCTTAAGCATGTTTATACTGCTGTGCAATTCGGGCTTCTTTACCTGGGATATACAGCGTAGATATCTGGTAACCGCTTCTCTCGAAAAAACTTCGTGGCCGTCAAAAACATCCTTGCAGGGAATTTTGGCCAATAATCTGACCAGCTCGTCGTCCGAAAGGTTGTGATGGCTTCCGTTTGTGAACTGATTTAAGTCTATATCGACGCTAAAAGCACAAAGGATACTCTTCCCGTCCATTAGCGTCACTGCGATCCACACAGCTGGCGCAATGAAGGAACGCTGTGCAATAGAGCAAAACATGTACCGCAGCACGGTCGGGTCTTTTCGCCGCTTCCCCGTCGGTCTCTTCCATTCCTCCGCCAGCATGGACACGTTATTATTCAACACAAATCCCAATAAGAAGAACCAAACCGGTGGAATTATTAACATCCCTATTCCGTATGCGAAATTATACTCCGGTAAACAGGGACAGTTAAACTCAAAAGAGGAGTACAGTTGCGCGCTGGCTAGCGCCATAATTCCACAAATGCCGTTCATGAAAGATTCCTGATTGGATTGCAAAAACTGGAACATCATGCGGAATTTATCCATTTTGGAAACCTTGTGCGTTTTATGTTAATAAAGAAAACTGTCCCGTTAAAAGGATAACTGCGAGCGATGTGCGGCGCCTGTGTGGAGATAAAACTAAATTTAGGAGATAAGAAACAAGTAGCCTATCCCTCAAAATGAAAGTTACATAGCTGCTAATATCAACCAAATAATGTGCATTTACACGTCATATTTCTAAATGATATTTAGAAATAACCAAATATGATATATTgttccaaaatatataaaatgagttttttccaaaaagaaatatgaattaCTCACACCTGTCCTCCTGAGTGTAGATAACCAATcggtaacaaaaaaaattcagtcacGCGTGCATGGGAAAACTCCTGTTTAAGCTGTGGTTCATAGTCTTTAGTTCATAATGGACACAAAGTCATCATCCCCTCCCCCCGTTTTTTATGGATACCGATGGAGGGGAACCGAGTCCGCGACGCCCCGCCTTTGGAAAACACCTGTTGCGGTCTCGTCTATTTATCAAGAGTATTATGGATATTGGCGGTTGAGAAGGGATGACGGGTAGGCTAATTGTGTTATATCAATGAACATGGAATACGCCGTGGTCTGTCCACGCATTGttagattaattattttt from Anguilla rostrata isolate EN2019 chromosome 18, ASM1855537v3, whole genome shotgun sequence includes the following:
- the LOC135244895 gene encoding calcium homeostasis modulator protein 1-like, which encodes MDKFRMMFQFLQSNQESFMNGICGIMALASAQLYSSFEFNCPCLPEYNFAYGIGMLIIPPVWFFLLGFVLNNNVSMLAEEWKRPTGKRRKDPTVLRYMFCSIAQRSFIAPAVWIAVTLMDGKSILCAFSVDIDLNQFTNGSHHNLSDDELVRLLAKIPCKDVFDGHEVFSREAVTRYLRCISQAFGWLFLLLMTSLAFMVRAVRPCFSQAAFLKTKYWSHYIDIERKMFDETCTEHAKSFAKICIQQYFESVSGEIRSFHSHRSGKKKEDGGKEEEDEKGEEEKLLGIRAQEDMNKVLWNWHTCKPSLSLRNETLPHGGAGETAPNGLPNGCHSPVPPKREWAAYYSKV